One window from the genome of Sulfodiicoccus acidiphilus encodes:
- a CDS encoding glycosyltransferase family 4 protein, with protein sequence MATTYSEYNESEHGHSPLYTREGGTEVHVYNLSKWLVRMGDQVTVHTTRDTYESRRSLPRVDEIEGIKVIRRNRIWRTSDPIVHLHNLGKLRSTWNLYTTFVLTLGLRKVVFTPHHSLTIDRGRGATLAARLMMRGVKVVIAVSDWEKEEMVRRGVPSYKIRVIPNGVEDEAFTFPRERTSTSRPYLLFLARIYRAKRQDVAIEALQHLPEVELVVAGQVQDREYLQSLKRRASELGLAERVKFVIDVDQRTKYTLIDSSLAVVLTSEVEADGLAIKEAMARGKPVIVSNKAALPYLVGPENGFVVSDPTELAEAASKLLHNERLVAEMGENNAKKALEWKWEAVAKRVRALYGELES encoded by the coding sequence CTGGCAACCACTTACTCTGAATACAATGAGAGTGAGCATGGTCACTCCCCTCTTTATACCCGTGAGGGGGGAACTGAGGTTCACGTCTACAACCTCTCTAAATGGCTGGTGAGGATGGGGGATCAAGTCACAGTTCACACTACGAGAGACACCTACGAGAGTAGGAGGAGCCTCCCTCGAGTTGACGAGATCGAGGGAATAAAGGTGATAAGGAGGAACAGGATCTGGCGGACCTCCGACCCAATAGTTCACCTTCACAACCTCGGGAAGTTGAGAAGTACTTGGAACCTCTACACTACGTTCGTCCTTACTCTCGGGCTGAGGAAGGTGGTCTTTACACCTCACCATTCACTGACAATAGATCGCGGAAGGGGAGCTACACTGGCCGCTCGACTCATGATGAGGGGCGTTAAGGTTGTGATAGCTGTGAGCGATTGGGAAAAGGAAGAAATGGTGAGACGAGGTGTCCCTTCCTACAAGATAAGAGTGATCCCCAACGGCGTAGAGGACGAGGCCTTCACCTTCCCCAGGGAGAGAACATCCACTTCTAGGCCGTACCTTCTCTTCTTGGCGAGAATATACAGAGCCAAGAGACAGGACGTGGCGATCGAGGCGCTCCAGCACTTACCAGAGGTCGAGCTCGTAGTGGCGGGGCAGGTGCAAGATCGGGAGTACCTGCAGTCCTTGAAGAGGAGGGCCAGTGAGCTAGGTCTTGCGGAGAGGGTGAAGTTCGTTATAGACGTGGATCAGAGAACAAAGTACACCCTAATAGATTCGTCGTTAGCGGTTGTCCTAACCTCGGAGGTGGAGGCAGACGGCCTTGCGATAAAAGAGGCCATGGCCAGAGGAAAACCAGTCATAGTTAGCAACAAGGCCGCCCTGCCTTACTTAGTAGGCCCTGAGAACGGTTTCGTGGTCTCGGACCCGACTGAACTTGCCGAAGCCGCTAGCAAACTCCTTCACAACGAGAGGCTGGTAGCTGAGATGGGTGAGAACAACGCTAAGAAGGCGTTGGAGTGGAAGTGGGAGGCCGTCGCTAAAAGGGTCAGGGCTCTCTACGGCGAGTTGGAGAGCTAA
- a CDS encoding FAD-binding oxidoreductase: MASNEPGPLSTKYGRPSQSLIWVRGVTGIGLVKWRGLAGSKGLIGAISRARLKLYRRPSHVYSLTVEVDGEAQYLETLKKLSSNGPLSVLVVYDGVVTVHASYDRKVSPRAEEGLDVVRENDSDSYLVESKFIEPMFYRLAVELKPTYAYTVLGTHVAKVYSSNREELSKFGSVLGKGELPAAWRLLKAFLDFRRSLV, translated from the coding sequence TTGGCCTCTAACGAACCCGGTCCGCTCTCCACCAAGTACGGTAGGCCTTCTCAGTCCTTGATATGGGTGAGAGGAGTGACGGGGATTGGGCTGGTGAAGTGGAGAGGACTTGCTGGATCCAAGGGCCTGATCGGTGCCATATCCAGAGCTAGACTCAAGCTTTACCGAAGGCCTTCTCACGTCTACTCACTCACAGTGGAAGTTGACGGGGAGGCACAGTACTTGGAGACTCTCAAGAAACTCTCCTCCAACGGTCCACTCTCAGTTCTAGTAGTGTACGATGGAGTAGTAACAGTGCACGCTTCGTACGATAGGAAGGTGAGTCCTCGAGCCGAGGAAGGTCTGGACGTAGTTAGGGAGAACGACTCCGACTCCTACCTGGTGGAGTCTAAATTCATCGAGCCGATGTTCTATAGGCTCGCCGTTGAACTCAAACCCACATACGCTTACACCGTCCTCGGGACTCACGTGGCCAAGGTGTACTCCTCCAATAGGGAGGAGCTCTCCAAGTTCGGGAGTGTGCTAGGGAAAGGTGAACTGCCAGCTGCATGGAGGCTGTTAAAGGCATTCCTCGACTTCAGGAGGAGCCTCGTTTAG
- a CDS encoding FAD-binding protein: MKVLSPTDEEELVRVFRSSYGRKIAVYGTGAHSKLKEAEVAITTRAMKSFEVRGDEVEAEAGVLVPDIREVAAQEDLLFPSVYDGSLGDCWPLTNPVRSPPSTVGLLSP, encoded by the coding sequence GTGAAGGTGCTGTCCCCCACCGACGAAGAAGAGCTGGTTCGAGTCTTCAGGTCTAGCTACGGTAGGAAGATTGCTGTTTACGGAACAGGGGCCCACTCCAAGTTGAAGGAGGCGGAAGTGGCCATAACCACAAGGGCTATGAAGTCCTTCGAGGTGAGGGGGGACGAGGTGGAGGCCGAGGCGGGGGTCCTGGTCCCCGACATTAGAGAAGTGGCGGCGCAGGAGGATTTGCTCTTTCCCTCAGTTTATGACGGCTCCTTGGGGGACTGTTGGCCTCTAACGAACCCGGTCCGCTCTCCACCAAGTACGGTAGGCCTTCTCAGTCCTTGA
- a CDS encoding TIGR04084 family radical SAM/SPASM domain-containing protein: MLWLVFTTGKCNLTCNYCGGSFEKEVVPWEVKYNVEALRSIIERDENATVVFYGGEPLSNPSFIMRTMDGVRAKRWGVQTNGTLVRLLPERYWRRMNVALLSIDGRRELTDKHRGKNVYDVVVRNFRYLKSLGVPTVARMTVTQDTEIFEDVKHLLDLGFDKVHWQLNVVWTDRWDVKEWAERSYLPGVRALVDLFVERLREGKVLGIVPILGVVSAHFNGGYVGSPCGAGYRSFSITTDGRVLSCPIAVREKWAELGTVGGFKVLEDPLPAVCKECEYRRYCGGRCLYASQERYWGEEGFKVVDEVTKEYLRIVLSRMWEIEELIRRGIVSREQLKYDPTEDSTEVIP, from the coding sequence ATGCTCTGGCTGGTCTTCACAACTGGGAAGTGCAACCTCACCTGCAATTACTGCGGCGGTTCCTTCGAGAAGGAGGTGGTTCCGTGGGAGGTCAAATACAACGTAGAGGCCCTAAGGTCGATCATAGAGAGGGACGAGAACGCCACCGTGGTGTTCTATGGGGGAGAGCCGCTTTCCAACCCCTCCTTCATAATGAGGACCATGGATGGTGTGAGAGCTAAGAGGTGGGGAGTGCAAACTAACGGCACGCTGGTTAGACTCCTGCCGGAGAGGTATTGGAGGAGAATGAACGTCGCCCTCCTCTCCATAGACGGTAGGAGGGAGTTGACGGACAAACACAGAGGAAAGAACGTCTACGACGTCGTGGTCAGGAATTTCAGATACCTAAAGTCCTTGGGCGTTCCCACCGTGGCTAGGATGACTGTGACTCAGGACACGGAAATATTCGAGGACGTGAAACACCTACTGGACCTCGGGTTCGACAAAGTTCACTGGCAGTTAAACGTAGTGTGGACAGATAGGTGGGATGTAAAGGAATGGGCCGAACGCTCCTACCTGCCTGGGGTGAGGGCCTTGGTGGACCTCTTCGTAGAGAGGCTGAGGGAAGGGAAAGTGCTCGGGATAGTTCCCATCTTGGGTGTGGTGAGTGCGCACTTCAATGGAGGGTACGTGGGATCACCGTGTGGAGCTGGGTACCGTTCGTTCTCCATCACCACCGACGGTAGGGTTCTCTCCTGTCCCATAGCTGTGAGGGAAAAGTGGGCAGAGCTGGGTACCGTAGGAGGGTTCAAGGTCCTTGAGGACCCCCTTCCTGCTGTCTGCAAGGAGTGTGAGTATAGGAGGTACTGTGGGGGTAGATGCCTTTACGCCTCTCAGGAGCGGTACTGGGGGGAGGAGGGCTTCAAGGTAGTAGACGAGGTGACCAAGGAGTATCTCAGGATCGTGCTCTCCAGAATGTGGGAGATCGAGGAGCTGATCAGGCGTGGGATAGTGTCGAGGGAGCAACTGAAGTACGACCCGACTGAGGACTCGACTGAAGTGATTCCCTAG
- a CDS encoding phosphoadenylyl-sulfate reductase, with amino-acid sequence MDFESMSAEQLVRWTFQEFGEEAAIASSFGAEDVVIIDMAYRLGVKFRVFTIDTGRLPQETYDVMEEVRNKYGINVEVYFPDRERVEEMVRRFGPNLFYRGVELRRFCCRVRKVEPLGRALKGLKAWITGLRRDQSETRESIGKVEVDNTHGGITKVNPLADWTWDMVWSYIRAKSVPYNRLHDIGYPSIGCAPCTRAVKPGEPLRAGRWWWEQEKKECGMHF; translated from the coding sequence GTGGACTTCGAATCCATGAGCGCTGAACAACTAGTTAGATGGACGTTCCAGGAGTTCGGGGAGGAGGCGGCCATCGCCTCGAGCTTCGGTGCCGAAGACGTCGTGATAATTGACATGGCCTATAGACTGGGCGTTAAGTTCAGGGTGTTCACAATCGACACAGGAAGACTACCCCAGGAGACTTACGACGTTATGGAAGAGGTGAGGAACAAGTACGGGATCAACGTGGAGGTCTACTTCCCCGACAGAGAGAGGGTAGAGGAAATGGTGAGGAGATTCGGCCCTAACCTGTTTTACAGGGGAGTCGAGCTTAGGAGGTTCTGCTGCAGGGTAAGGAAGGTCGAGCCCCTTGGGAGGGCCCTCAAGGGACTTAAGGCGTGGATTACGGGATTAAGGAGGGATCAGTCGGAGACCAGGGAGTCCATAGGGAAGGTGGAAGTAGACAACACCCACGGTGGAATAACGAAGGTCAACCCCCTGGCAGACTGGACGTGGGACATGGTGTGGAGCTACATAAGGGCAAAGAGCGTTCCCTACAACAGACTCCACGACATAGGGTATCCTAGCATAGGCTGCGCTCCATGCACCCGCGCAGTGAAACCGGGAGAACCTCTGAGGGCAGGCAGGTGGTGGTGGGAGCAAGAGAAGAAGGAGTGCGGAATGCACTTCTAG
- the sat gene encoding sulfate adenylyltransferase, which produces MIPLPHGGKLVNRIPLEKRRERLLEEAKEMPKVEVDVGRALDLEAIADGAFSPLEGFMTREELESVVKERRTPDGLPWTIPILLPGKSEEGEEVALTYRGRILGLIEVEDTFSFDLHELNKRVFGTDDPSHPGVARVRVLGDKFLGGKVELLDRTRDKFLDHYLPPFQVRKVIRERGWKTMVGFQTRNAPHTGHEYVQKVALTLYDGLFVNPLVGWKKKGDFKDEVVVSAYRVLIDNYFPQGKVLFGVLRTEMRYAGPLEAVHHAIVRKNFGCSHIIVGRDHAGVGNFYHPYAAHEVFSQFPDLGITPILLPEAWYCVKCGGVTNSKVCPHDDVVRFSGTKVRELLSSGKAPPRELVRPEVAEAIMSHGDPFI; this is translated from the coding sequence TTGATCCCTCTACCTCACGGCGGGAAGTTAGTTAACAGGATACCGTTGGAGAAACGAAGGGAGAGACTCCTAGAGGAGGCAAAGGAGATGCCAAAAGTGGAGGTGGACGTTGGCAGAGCCCTAGATCTGGAGGCAATTGCGGACGGCGCCTTCAGTCCTTTGGAGGGGTTCATGACAAGGGAGGAGTTAGAGAGTGTCGTCAAAGAGAGGAGGACTCCCGACGGACTCCCCTGGACTATCCCAATTTTACTACCTGGGAAGTCCGAGGAAGGAGAGGAGGTGGCCTTGACCTATAGAGGAAGGATCTTAGGGCTTATTGAGGTCGAGGACACGTTCTCTTTCGATCTGCACGAGCTTAACAAAAGGGTCTTCGGTACTGACGATCCCTCCCACCCAGGCGTGGCCAGGGTCAGGGTTCTAGGGGACAAGTTCCTTGGGGGGAAAGTGGAACTATTGGACAGAACTAGGGACAAGTTCCTAGATCACTACCTCCCTCCCTTTCAAGTAAGGAAGGTTATAAGAGAGAGGGGATGGAAAACTATGGTCGGATTCCAGACTAGGAACGCCCCACACACTGGGCACGAGTACGTCCAGAAAGTGGCCCTTACCCTCTACGACGGGCTCTTCGTGAACCCGTTGGTAGGTTGGAAGAAAAAGGGAGATTTCAAGGACGAAGTGGTGGTGTCGGCCTACAGGGTGCTGATAGACAACTACTTCCCCCAGGGAAAGGTGTTGTTCGGAGTCCTCAGGACGGAAATGAGGTACGCTGGACCCCTGGAGGCAGTACACCACGCCATAGTGAGAAAGAACTTCGGGTGTTCCCACATAATCGTGGGCAGGGACCACGCCGGAGTAGGGAACTTCTACCATCCCTACGCTGCCCACGAAGTGTTCTCCCAGTTCCCAGATCTTGGGATAACTCCCATCCTCCTCCCAGAGGCTTGGTATTGTGTGAAGTGCGGTGGTGTGACAAACTCCAAAGTGTGTCCCCACGATGACGTAGTTAGGTTCAGCGGTACGAAAGTCAGGGAACTCCTGTCCAGCGGAAAAGCGCCACCTAGGGAGCTAGTGAGACCAGAGGTCGCGGAGGCTATAATGAGCCACGGAGATCCATTCATTTAA
- a CDS encoding 2,3-diphosphoglycerate-dependent phosphoglycerate mutase, with protein MILILVRHGKSVANVNKVLSNDPDKYPLTEEGLQQASFTARELRKLMVSKLYTSPILRAYQTATVIGEALGLIPVVDGRLRERDLGELNNTYMEADHWKLRLMRKEIEARGLENWDSLKRRIANFVEAVAGEEVVVAVSHYDPIRAFVSIATGVEEDVSLWGVSIPNASMTIALYGEGRVKLLTIGAPVLLPSVLSQLNPQPELRGE; from the coding sequence ATGATCCTGATCCTCGTGAGACACGGAAAAAGCGTGGCCAACGTGAATAAGGTTCTCTCTAACGACCCAGATAAGTACCCTCTCACAGAGGAGGGTCTTCAGCAGGCTAGCTTCACCGCAAGGGAGTTGAGAAAGTTGATGGTAAGCAAGCTCTACACAAGCCCCATATTGAGGGCGTACCAGACCGCTACTGTGATAGGGGAGGCGTTGGGGTTGATCCCGGTGGTTGATGGTAGACTGAGGGAGAGGGACTTAGGCGAACTTAACAACACTTACATGGAGGCAGATCACTGGAAGTTGAGGTTGATGAGGAAGGAGATAGAGGCGAGAGGTCTGGAGAACTGGGACTCCCTGAAGAGAAGGATAGCGAACTTCGTCGAAGCCGTAGCCGGGGAAGAAGTGGTGGTGGCGGTGAGCCACTACGACCCCATCAGGGCCTTCGTGTCCATCGCAACTGGCGTGGAGGAGGACGTGTCACTCTGGGGAGTGTCTATTCCAAACGCCAGTATGACCATCGCCCTATATGGAGAAGGAAGGGTGAAGCTCCTGACGATAGGAGCTCCCGTCCTACTTCCAAGCGTGCTGTCTCAGCTTAACCCTCAACCCGAGCTCAGAGGCGAGTGA
- a CDS encoding D-aminoacyl-tRNA deacylase, with product MVVVRILYSSKDPVGQTIKQLGYGFEDVETEVVDFTYRGTDPAVMICRHYSKSGIPTFTVHHPGNPTAVSSGGEPLKLGVAYPRLAFTVLANLRGADLPASYEATHHGPTLDSPLVFVELGSREEVWRNAKYVKFLVDAVESAVDSYTEIQCTKAAGIGGGHYAPSFTRMETHCFGHIISRHQLPEVSDVILREAMTKSAEPLDEVVLDDLNFATKRRVSSLASELGLRVKLRQHAWK from the coding sequence ATGGTGGTAGTCAGAATACTCTACTCGTCCAAGGATCCGGTCGGACAGACGATTAAGCAACTAGGGTATGGGTTCGAGGACGTCGAAACGGAAGTAGTGGACTTCACTTATCGAGGCACTGACCCGGCAGTAATGATCTGTAGACACTACAGTAAATCCGGTATACCGACTTTTACAGTCCATCATCCAGGCAACCCCACTGCCGTTAGTAGCGGGGGTGAGCCGCTCAAGCTGGGAGTAGCTTATCCGAGACTGGCCTTCACCGTCCTCGCAAACCTGAGGGGAGCAGATCTGCCCGCGAGTTACGAGGCAACCCATCACGGGCCCACCCTAGACTCTCCACTGGTGTTCGTCGAGCTAGGGAGTAGGGAGGAGGTTTGGCGGAACGCTAAATACGTCAAGTTCTTGGTGGACGCCGTAGAGAGTGCGGTGGACTCGTACACCGAGATCCAGTGCACGAAGGCTGCTGGAATAGGGGGTGGCCACTACGCCCCCTCATTCACGAGGATGGAGACCCACTGCTTCGGTCACATAATATCTAGGCACCAACTTCCCGAGGTTTCAGACGTCATATTGAGGGAGGCCATGACTAAGAGCGCTGAACCGCTCGATGAGGTCGTACTAGACGACTTGAACTTCGCGACTAAGAGAAGGGTGAGTTCACTCGCCTCTGAGCTCGGGTTGAGGGTTAAGCTGAGACAGCACGCTTGGAAGTAG
- a CDS encoding class I SAM-dependent methyltransferase has translation MTKENSGEEPSLEIEDPFTEGAAYASWYRKHEAVYRSEASAVAKLRLRDCLDVGAGTGAFHEVIEGLVVSLDISPYMLQEAKGERVLGDALALPFRDRSFRTSFVASTLCFVEDVEGLLREMRRVSREAIGLCFIPLDSPLGERYFRMGKGGHKYYSRARFLTRAEVYSLLRDFRVELTYSTLTKGELTEEVEPAVEGDAGSFVCIRACPR, from the coding sequence ATGACGAAGGAGAATTCGGGAGAGGAGCCGTCTCTAGAAATAGAAGATCCCTTCACAGAGGGGGCAGCGTACGCTTCCTGGTACAGGAAGCATGAGGCAGTCTACAGGAGCGAGGCCTCTGCGGTGGCGAAGTTGAGGCTCAGAGACTGTCTGGACGTAGGAGCTGGAACTGGTGCCTTCCACGAGGTCATAGAGGGCTTGGTAGTTTCCCTAGACATCTCACCCTACATGCTTCAGGAAGCCAAGGGAGAGAGGGTGTTGGGGGACGCACTCGCCCTCCCATTTCGTGACAGATCCTTCAGGACTTCCTTCGTGGCCTCGACCTTGTGTTTCGTGGAGGACGTTGAGGGCCTACTGCGGGAGATGAGGAGAGTGAGCCGCGAGGCCATAGGACTTTGCTTCATTCCCTTGGACTCGCCCTTGGGAGAGCGATACTTTAGAATGGGTAAAGGGGGACACAAGTACTATTCTAGAGCCAGGTTTCTAACTAGGGCGGAGGTGTACTCGCTTCTTCGGGACTTTCGCGTGGAGCTGACATACTCGACCCTCACAAAGGGAGAGCTGACTGAGGAGGTGGAGCCTGCCGTGGAGGGAGATGCAGGCTCGTTCGTCTGCATAAGGGCCTGTCCCAGGTGA
- a CDS encoding ABC transporter permease, which produces MRREVESHIEQFGQLLKMQLKMVKSYLPSVVFFSLFFPLGLLLLFKFVSAASASFYVISGTATFYVFVSVVSGVAQILAGERNRGRFSLMLAAGVPRELYSFTIAVSNGISTLVVLPVVIVLGELLLGVVVPLEAVPLLTVSAVLSLFSSSMLGMLLGLGIRSQRAVNQYSNVIAFVLSFFAPVYFPPSIVPIPFRYLTYLEPTTYVSQSLYYSLHGSLLALPWDVGVFLTGLIFAVASSFVGRR; this is translated from the coding sequence GTGAGGAGGGAAGTTGAGTCCCATATAGAGCAGTTCGGACAGCTCCTCAAGATGCAGCTGAAGATGGTTAAGAGCTACCTCCCCTCGGTGGTGTTCTTTTCCCTCTTCTTCCCTCTGGGACTCCTCTTGCTCTTCAAGTTCGTCTCCGCCGCTTCCGCGTCCTTCTACGTCATATCGGGCACCGCCACCTTCTACGTCTTCGTCAGCGTGGTGAGTGGCGTGGCACAGATATTGGCAGGGGAGAGGAACAGGGGAAGGTTCTCCCTCATGCTGGCGGCGGGGGTGCCGAGGGAACTTTACTCCTTCACCATAGCAGTCTCTAACGGCATATCGACTCTAGTGGTCCTTCCCGTCGTTATAGTGTTAGGGGAGCTCTTACTGGGAGTCGTAGTCCCACTGGAGGCCGTTCCCCTTTTGACGGTGTCGGCAGTACTTTCCTTGTTCTCAAGCTCGATGCTCGGGATGCTTCTGGGACTCGGAATAAGGAGTCAGAGGGCCGTTAACCAATACTCCAATGTGATAGCCTTTGTGCTCTCCTTCTTTGCGCCAGTCTACTTCCCTCCCTCGATCGTGCCCATTCCCTTCAGGTACCTCACTTACCTCGAACCAACGACCTATGTCTCCCAGTCCCTCTACTACTCCCTTCACGGTTCATTGTTGGCACTTCCTTGGGACGTTGGCGTGTTCTTAACGGGACTCATATTCGCCGTGGCCTCCTCCTTCGTGGGAAGGAGGTGA
- a CDS encoding DEAD/DEAH box helicase family protein, with protein MLLTYYRGLVCSDVNAPGLRWDERLRKFVALAYKYRDVKEYFKGSRLEVSDSVMDPLPFPRVVDTIELREYQRKALEVWNKERRGVVVLPTGAGKTVLALKAVATLRVSTVVLVPTIDLMNQWHGEIRTRLGVEAGRLGGGYDDIKGITVSTYDSAYIRAEEIGNRFLFVVFDEVHHLPSEGYMNVAQMSAAPYRLGLTATPERQDGRHVLLDELVGPVVFRASPSQLSGKYLSEFEVEKIYVNLTQEEDKRYGALREKFRKFLASRGIRLTSPQDFSKLVRMASRSREAREALLAWHESMEVAVNSRAKLDKLREILATHDGEKAIVFTRNVELAYEISRLFLIPVITYRTPKDEREEILRFFKEGRYKVVVTSNVLDEGIDVPDASLAVVLGGYGSRRQLVQRLGRILRKKDGKRAKLIEIVARGTVDYSLSRRRGSASI; from the coding sequence ATGTTACTAACATATTACAGAGGACTGGTGTGCTCAGACGTCAACGCCCCCGGACTGAGATGGGATGAGAGGCTGAGGAAGTTCGTGGCCCTGGCCTACAAATACAGGGACGTCAAGGAGTACTTCAAAGGCTCTAGGCTTGAGGTGAGTGACTCAGTGATGGATCCGCTTCCCTTCCCTCGAGTGGTCGACACCATCGAACTCAGGGAATACCAGAGGAAGGCCCTGGAAGTTTGGAACAAGGAGAGGAGAGGTGTAGTGGTCCTTCCTACTGGGGCAGGGAAGACGGTGCTGGCACTTAAGGCCGTGGCGACTCTTCGAGTCTCTACCGTAGTTCTAGTTCCCACCATAGACCTAATGAACCAGTGGCACGGGGAGATAAGGACGAGGTTAGGCGTGGAGGCCGGTAGACTAGGTGGAGGATACGACGACATCAAGGGAATAACGGTGAGTACGTATGACTCGGCCTACATAAGGGCAGAGGAGATAGGGAACAGGTTCCTATTCGTGGTCTTCGACGAGGTTCACCACCTTCCGTCCGAGGGCTACATGAACGTTGCCCAGATGTCGGCCGCCCCTTACAGGCTGGGGCTGACCGCCACGCCTGAGAGGCAGGACGGTAGGCACGTCCTCTTGGACGAGCTAGTAGGTCCTGTGGTCTTCAGGGCCTCTCCTTCACAGCTCTCCGGGAAGTACCTTTCGGAGTTCGAGGTCGAGAAGATCTACGTGAACCTCACACAGGAGGAGGATAAGAGGTATGGGGCTCTGAGGGAGAAGTTCAGGAAGTTCCTAGCATCTAGGGGAATCAGGCTCACCTCGCCTCAGGACTTCAGTAAGCTGGTGAGAATGGCCTCAAGGTCCAGGGAGGCCAGGGAGGCCCTCTTGGCGTGGCACGAGTCGATGGAGGTGGCGGTAAACTCGAGGGCCAAGCTGGACAAGCTAAGGGAGATCTTGGCCACCCACGACGGGGAGAAGGCCATAGTCTTCACAAGGAACGTTGAGTTGGCCTACGAGATATCTAGACTCTTCCTTATACCCGTCATAACCTATCGTACTCCTAAGGACGAAAGGGAGGAAATACTAAGGTTCTTTAAAGAGGGAAGGTACAAGGTAGTGGTTACCTCTAACGTACTCGATGAGGGAATAGACGTCCCTGACGCCTCGCTGGCGGTTGTGCTCGGAGGGTACGGGAGCAGGAGGCAGCTGGTGCAAAGACTAGGTAGGATCCTCAGGAAGAAGGACGGGAAGAGGGCCAAGTTGATAGAGATCGTCGCTAGGGGTACGGTGGACTACAGCCTGAGCAGGAGGAGGGGAAGTGCTTCCATCTGA